In a single window of the Antedon mediterranea chromosome 1, ecAntMedi1.1, whole genome shotgun sequence genome:
- the LOC140056520 gene encoding cyclin-dependent-like kinase 5 has protein sequence MQKYEKLEKIGEGTYGTVFKAKNKDTQEIVALKRVRLDDDDEGVPSSALREICLLKELKHKNIVRLHDVLHSEKRLTLVFEYCDQDLKKYFDACNGEIDQDVVKAFMYQLLRGLAFCHSNNVLHRDLKPQNLLINTNGDLKLADFGLARAFGIPVRCYSAEVVTLWYRPPDVLFGAKVYTTSIDMWSAGCIFAEMGNAGRPLFPGNDVEDQLKRIFKLLGTPTEETWPGVSKHPDYKPFPIYPMSMSLSSIVPNISSKGRDLLQHLLICNPSLRMSAEDGLQHSYFADVSPAIKA, from the exons atgcaaaaatatgaaaaacttGAGAAAATTGGGGAAG gTACTTATGGAACAGTATTTAAAGCAAAGAACAAAGATACGCAGGAAATCGTAGCTCTAAAGAGAGTACGTcttgatgacgatgatgag GGTGTACCAAGCTCAGCATTAAGAGAAATCTGCCTGTTAAAGGAACTAAAACACAAGAATATTGTTCGCCTTCACGATGTACTACACAGCGAGAAGCGGTTGACTTTAGTGTTTGAATATTGCGATCAAGACTTGAAGAAGTACTTTGATGCATGCAATGGAGAAATAGACCAGGATGTTGTCAAAGCATTCATGTATCAGTTGCTACGGGGTTTAGCATTTTGCCATAGCAACAACGTCTTGCATCGTGACCTCAAACCACAGAATCTacttattaataca aatggAGACCTAAAGCTTGCAGATTTTGGTCTTGCTCGTGCGTTTGGTATACCTGTCAGGTGCTACTCAGCTGAAGTTGTCACCCTCTGGTACCGTCCTCCTGATGTTCTTTTTGGTGCTAAAGTTTACACAACATCAATTGATATGTGGTCCGCTGGATGTATATTCGCAG AGATGGGTAATGCGGGACGACCACTATTTCCGGGGAATGATGTTGAGGATCAACTGAAACGTATATTTAAACTTCTGGGAACACCTACAGAAGAGACATGGCCAGGCGTCTCTAAACATCCAGATTACAAG CCCTTCCCAATATATCCAATGTCAATGTCACTGTCAAGTATTGTTCCCAACATCAGCTCAAAAGGTCGTGACCTTCTAcaa CATCTTCTAATCTGCAACCCGTCTTTACGGATGTCTGCAGAAGACGGTCTCCAGCACTCCTACTTTGCTGACGTCAGTCCTGCCATTAAAGCCTGA